The Planktothrix agardhii NIES-204 genomic interval CTGATTCTGCTTGTGTCCAGTTTAACAGAACTAAAAAATTCATAGACTAGGATGCTTTGAAAGATCGCTGTTTACAGTATACCCTGTTGTTTTCGGAAAATGATCATTTTTGTTTGATTCTTGTTTTTCCGATGTCCTACTGTATGCTCATTGATCTTTTGAGGGTATAGTAAAACCCGGGACTCAATAATTGCTAAGATGATTAATATGTTAGAATAAAATTAATTAATTCTTTATTGTTCGATCACAAACCTACATTGCTTCTGAAAAAATGAGATATCTAAATTTCTTAGAAAAATTATCACCCATCAATCAAAAGAAAAAGTTACTGGAGCATGGCTCAATATTATTTAAAAACTTACAGTCATTTTCAGAAATCTTAGAAAACGAAGAATTAATGATTGTTTCTATTTTATTAAATTGGGCAGTTGATGATTTAGAAGATCAGGAAATTTATTGTCAACTTGGGGTAAATTCTTTTAGCACTTTAATTTCTGCATTAATCAACCATCCTGACTGCATGGCTTATGTAGTTGATTCGTTCTACGAGAAAAACAACTCAAGCAATTATGAAGATCTAGTTAATAATTTAGATGATCTTAACTTAACTGAACAAGTCTTTCTCTTTGATCAAGATCCCGAAGAATTTTTATTAGAATTAAAAACCGTTGATTTTGAAAATAAAATTGGGGTATTTGTATATGATTGGAAAAAAGATTATCGTTCTGTTTTCTATAGTTTATTGTTAATTAAATCCTTTCTATCTGATCAATCTTTAATAATTATTGAGGGGTTTAATCACCCATCTGTACAGCAAGCGATCGCAGATTTTCTGACGGCAAACCCTGAATTTTTAATTGAGAAAGAGTTTTTGTCTCAGTCTGATCAATCTATTACTGTTGGCAATGTAAGGGTTATTTTAAGTCGAGATATTAATAGAAATATCAGCCTAGAGTCATCGGTTATATTTAATTACCGTCAACCTCAAATAATTGAAAGAATTTCACAAATTGAGCAATTAGAAGACTTGTTAGAAACCATTTATCAAGAGGCTGTAAAATTACACCAGGAATATAAATTTAATCAAGCTGAAAGTAAATATAAAATATTTTTAAACTGGAATAAAAATCATCTGGAATCTTGGATTAATTTAGGTCAATTATATTATCAAACCGAAAATTATCAGCAATCTTTACAAGCAAGTTCTCAGGTTATTGAAATTGATCCCCAAAGATTTGAAGGCTACTATAACTTAGGTCAATGTTTGGAAAAATTTAATCAAATTTCACAAGCGATCGCAGCCTACCAAAAAACAATCCAATTAAAACCCGATCATCTTGATGCCTATAATAACTTGGCTAATATCTTAACACAACAAGGGCAATTTATACAAGCGGAAACCGTTTATCGTCAAGGGATTAATATTAACCCTAACCATTTTGGCAGTTACTTAAACTTAGGTAATCTCTTTTTATTGCAAAATCAAATAGAATCAGCCTTAGAAAATTATCAAATTGCTTTACAAATTATTCCCAATAATCCTGATATTCTGCACAATTTAGAACTAGCTAAAGAAAGGCAACAAAACCCCGCACCCTATTATAGCAGTTTTGGCGATCGCTTATATGAATTAGGGAATTATCAAGGTGCGATCGCCCAATATCAAAAACTACTGGATTTACAACAGGGAGATGTTAATATTTATGAAAAAATCCATCAATGTTACTGGAATTTAGGAGAATATGATATTGCAATTAATAGCTTAAAAACAGCCATAGAGCTTTATTCTAAATTTGCACCTCTCCACTTTACCCTAATTACCAATCTTCTCTATCAGGGAAGAACAGAGGAAGCAGCTACACAAGCGAAAATTGCCTTGGAATGTTTACCGAAAGATTATACTTTTACATTGCTTAAAAATTTAATAGTTCCGATGTTTTATCACTCCGTTGAGGAAATCAGCTATTATCAAGAACGGTTTAACAAAGGATTAAAAACCTTAATTGAAACAACAGATTTTAATGATTCTGAAACCTTGGAACCAGCGTTTTTAGGAATGGGAAGATTTACTAATTTCTACCTGGGTTATCAAGCGAGAAATATTATAGAAGAACAACGGATTTATGGTGATTTCCTCCATCAGATGATGTCAGCAAAATATCCCCAATGGGTGCAACCGTTAACCCTACCAACAGTTGAGAATAAAATTAGAGTTGGATATGTTTCTAACTATTTGCATTGTTATAGCGGGTCACTTTGGTTAACGGGTTGGTTGCGCTATGCTAACCCTGAGCATTTTGAAATTTACTCTTATTATACTGGTAATTCTCCCGATCCAGTTACGGAACAATTTCGACAATATAGCTATAAATTCTATCATATTCCAGACAATTTAGAAGCGGTTGCTGAACAAATTTTAAAGGATAAACTGCATATTTTAGTCTATCCAGAAATTGGCATGAACCCCCCAACAATGGAACTCGCCGCCTTGCGTTTAGCACCTATTCAATGCACCGCTTGGGGTCATCCAGTAACATCGGGACTACCCACTATTGATTATTTTCTTTCTAGTCAATTAATGGAACCAGAGAACCCCCAGGAACATTATTCAGAAACGTTAATTTTATTACCGAATATTGGGGTTGCTTATCCCAAACCGCAGGATATTCCAGCGTTAGTTAAAACTCGCGCAGATTATGATTTACCAGAGGATGCGGTGATTTATTTATGTTGTCAAGCACCCTTTAAATATCTTCCTCAATATGATTATATTTTACCAGAAATTGCGGTAAAAGTTCCTAATGCTAAGTTTTTATTTTTCCGAGGAACACTATTAAATGATCGGTTAAAACAAGCATTTGCTAATTATGGGTTAAATTATCAAGATTATTGTTTACATAGAAACGTCCCTAAACGGTTTGATTATTTGATGTTAAATTTGCTTTCTGATGTGTTTTTAGATACTTTTACTTGGTCGGGAGGAAATACATCTTTAGAAGCGATCGCTTGTAATTTACCCATTGTAACTTGTCCTGGGGAATTTATGCGCGGACGCCATGCTGATAGTTTCTTAAAAATGATTGGTTTAACCGAAACAATTGCAGAAAATGAAGCAGAATATGTTAAAATAGCAGTTAAATTAGGATTAGATTCTGTATGGCGCAAAACAATTTCTGAACAGATGAGCGATCGCCATTATCTAATTTTTGATGATCAAGTTTGCGTGGCTGGGTTAGAGGAGTTTTATCAAACCGTTGTCGCTGCTTCGGCGCTATTTGATTTGTCCTCAAATCAGTAGGGGTTGCTTACGAATATTCATGATTCTGATAACAACATCTATCCGAGAGGAATAGGCAATGGTCAATAGGAAAGTTGCCTATTCCCCATTACCCATGGAAAACAATTGACCATTAATTATGATCAGAATCTGGAAAAGTCCGCTTAAATTCTTCAATTAATTCATCAATTTCCTCTAGGGCTTGATTAACGTCTATTCTAAGAGTTCCTAAATTGGGTTTTTCCAAAAGTTTAACGAGGGATTCTCGTTTACCTTCAATTAAAGCCACTCTTTCCCTAATAGTATTTGCATCCATGTTTTTTTCCTCTCTCAGTAAATCAGTTATTAATTTAACATTATTAACCCTTTGTGGTTGAAATTAATCTCTAATTAGGCCCTGCTGAAGCAAAAGATCCCATTTGTTAGACCCTGATTGATTCTAGGGACTGATGAAAGCCTATGCGCCCTACTGGAATCGAACCAGTCTGAAGGCGAATTATGAGTTCGCTGCCTCCCCAATCGGCCAAGGGCGCTTCCAATAATACAATACCATACTCGCACCCAAAATTGTTAATATAGCAGGGAACACCGGAACAGCCCCCCCAAACCCCCCGTGCACGGGGGGCTTGGGGGGGAGGGAACACCCGGGGAAAACACTTTACCGTCTGGGTTCCAAGATCCGTCTGGTGTCTTAACTGCCTTGGCGGGCGCTATAGCGATCGCTAATCCCGAATAAATTCTGAGTAAGCTTTATAGGTGATACCATATCATTCGGTATTAGCCCTTAAAATGGCGAGTTAAATCATATCTAAATCTTGAGATGGGACTAAATTCAACTGTTGTTCTGACTGTCGTTTTACTAACCATGATGTTTGGGGCTGGCTTTACCAGTTCCGTCTGGGGCTATAGTCTGGGTCGTTCGGCGTTGAAAGAAATTACACAACCCGATGTACGTCCAAACAACTTAGCCAATAAAACTAAAAATGGAAACCGCCACGATGGGGTGCTGTTGCTCAAAGAGAAGGATATCCTAGCAACGGTTAAGAAACGCATGGAAGGGAAGGAAGAAGTGGCGAGTGCATCAGCTAAAGCAGCTAATAAACCCACCTCTACCCAAGCCCAAAAACCGAAAACTGAAAGTTCCCCCGCCCCAGTAGCGAATAATAAATCTGTGTTTCCTATTGTTAGCCGGGATGGGGGAGTCAGCTTAGAAGTGGTGGGGGCGACTCGTAAAGGAAATTCTTTGGTTTTAAACGTTAACCTGAAAAATGAAGGCCAAGAATCTGTTCGGTTTCTCTATAGTTTTTTAAATGTTACCGATGATAAGGGTCGTGCTTTGAGCGCGAGTGTGGAAGAACTACCTGGTCAATTGCCTCCTAGTGGCAAAATATATCAGGGAACGGTTACAATTCCCACGGCATTAGTCGAAAATTCCAAGGAATTAACCATGAGTTTAACTGATTATCCTGACCAAAAAATGCAATTGCAGATGTCAGGCATTCCTGTGGCGCAATAGACATCTGGATTTGTGCAAAGGTAATCATGACACTCACGACTCAAGATGTGCTGTGGCGATTGTTCTCAGTGCTATTTTTGATTACGATTAATGCCTTTTTTGTGACGGCTGAATTCTCCATGGTTTCGGTACGGCGATCGCGTATTAATCAATTAGTTGATGAGGGGGATGCTCCGGCGCGAACCGTTCAACAACTGCAACGAAGAATTGATTTATTTCTGTC includes:
- a CDS encoding tetratricopeptide TPR_2, with translation MRYLNFLEKLSPINQKKKLLEHGSILFKNLQSFSEILENEELMIVSILLNWAVDDLEDQEIYCQLGVNSFSTLISALINHPDCMAYVVDSFYEKNNSSNYEDLVNNLDDLNLTEQVFLFDQDPEEFLLELKTVDFENKIGVFVYDWKKDYRSVFYSLLLIKSFLSDQSLIIIEGFNHPSVQQAIADFLTANPEFLIEKEFLSQSDQSITVGNVRVILSRDINRNISLESSVIFNYRQPQIIERISQIEQLEDLLETIYQEAVKLHQEYKFNQAESKYKIFLNWNKNHLESWINLGQLYYQTENYQQSLQASSQVIEIDPQRFEGYYNLGQCLEKFNQISQAIAAYQKTIQLKPDHLDAYNNLANILTQQGQFIQAETVYRQGININPNHFGSYLNLGNLFLLQNQIESALENYQIALQIIPNNPDILHNLELAKERQQNPAPYYSSFGDRLYELGNYQGAIAQYQKLLDLQQGDVNIYEKIHQCYWNLGEYDIAINSLKTAIELYSKFAPLHFTLITNLLYQGRTEEAATQAKIALECLPKDYTFTLLKNLIVPMFYHSVEEISYYQERFNKGLKTLIETTDFNDSETLEPAFLGMGRFTNFYLGYQARNIIEEQRIYGDFLHQMMSAKYPQWVQPLTLPTVENKIRVGYVSNYLHCYSGSLWLTGWLRYANPEHFEIYSYYTGNSPDPVTEQFRQYSYKFYHIPDNLEAVAEQILKDKLHILVYPEIGMNPPTMELAALRLAPIQCTAWGHPVTSGLPTIDYFLSSQLMEPENPQEHYSETLILLPNIGVAYPKPQDIPALVKTRADYDLPEDAVIYLCCQAPFKYLPQYDYILPEIAVKVPNAKFLFFRGTLLNDRLKQAFANYGLNYQDYCLHRNVPKRFDYLMLNLLSDVFLDTFTWSGGNTSLEAIACNLPIVTCPGEFMRGRHADSFLKMIGLTETIAENEAEYVKIAVKLGLDSVWRKTISEQMSDRHYLIFDDQVCVAGLEEFYQTVVAASALFDLSSNQ